Below is a genomic region from Spirosoma radiotolerans.
AGACGATGCGGGATGCCCTGTTTTCGGTTTTGCAGCAACGCCAGCTAGTCGAAGCGAACCGCCTATTTGCCAAACAGGGCAATCAGGAGCAGACCCACATGATTATTCGCAGCGTTGACGGTATTAGAAACCAGAGACAGATTCGCGTTTTTATGAGCCCCCCCAAGCCGCCCCTGAGGTCAGAAGCTACTAATCAGCCTGGTGTTCGGGCGTTAGCCGCTGATGAATTTCATTCGGGCCCACCTGGAGCAGAAACACAGGTATTTGCATCGCCCGATGCGCTTGCCCGTCGAATCTCAACGATGGTACTGCACGACTGGGCCGAAGGGACTCGTATCGATCTGCCAACGCTGCGGGCTGCCTACCGCGCCGAGCTTCTTGAGCGAGGGATAAACGCTACCTTTAAACTCGATACGATGGACGTTCCTCCACAAAAGCCTTCAGGTCCTGTACTGGCTCATCAATTGGGGGCGCGCTTAAAGCAACGTGGTACGCCGAACGTATTGAACAAGATTGTTGTGCCTATCAATCCGGTTCGGAATCTGTTTGCACAGGTGACTTTTGATACACCAACCTACTATTTATTACGTCGAATGGGCTGGCTGTTTGGTAGTTCGGTATTTTTATTACTATTGACGACGAGTAGTTATCTGTTCATGCTCAGTACGATTCTGCGCCAGAAGAAGCTGTCGGAGGTAAAGAGCGACTTTATCAATAATATGACGCATGAACTGAAAACGCCCATTGCTACCGTAACAGCAGCCGTAGAAGCCTTACAGCATTTTGGTGCTTTAGCTGATCCTAAGAAAACGCAGACGTATCTGGCGATTTCGCAAAACAACCTGCAACGCCTTTCTGATCTGGTCGAAAAAGTGCTGAATCTGGCGGTCGAAGAAAAGCAGGAACTGGCACTCCGACCAGAGCCAATAAACCTGAACGAGGTAGTGACTGATTTGGTGACGAGCCATCAACTGAAGTCGGCCAAACCCGTTACGTTCCTGGTCAATGTGCCTGCGGACACGACCGTAACCGTTGATCGCGTTCATTTCGCAAATGCTCTCAACAACCTGATTGACAATGCCATCAACTACTCGGGCGATCAGGTCACGGTTCATCTTACTTTCTACCGAAACGAGCCCGGTTGGCAATTGGCCGTTGCTGATGATGGCATTGGTATTGCCAAAACGTATCAGTCGGCCATTTTTGACCGATTCTTCCGGGTGCCAACTGGCGATTTGCATCCAGTAAAAGGCTTCGGCCTAGGACTGGCCTATGTAAGACAAGTAATCGAACGGCACGGCGGCCAGGTGTCGGTACGCAGCGAACCCGGCAAAGGAAGTGAGTTTTTGCTTACATTTTAACTTGTCACTGTTCCATCAGGCATAGCCGTGGCCTCAATGAACCAAAAAATAAAACGCATGTACACTGTTTTGCTAATAGAAGATGAACTTGCGCTAGGAATGATTGTCAAGGATAGTCTGGAGGTGCGTGGCTTTACGGTGCTGTATGCGGCTGATGGTGTTGCAGGACTGGCTATGTTTCTTCAGGAACACCCTGATATTGTGGTCGCGGATGTAATGATGCCGCATATGGATGGGTTCTCCTTGACGCAGCAAATTCGCCAAACCGATCTCGATGTACCGATTCTGTTTCTGACGGCCCGTTCGCAAACGGCTGATGTGGTACGTGGTTTTGAACTGGGCGGCAACGATTACCTGAAAAAACCATTTAGTCTGGATGAATTGGTTGTACGGATCAATGCGCTGCTCCGTCGTACTATTGGTTCCCGTTCGCGTGTTGCTGAGTCAGACTGGGTATATATTGGCCGGTATCAGTTCGAAGCCCACAAACAAAAACTCTCGCTCGATGGACAGGATGTACTCCTGTCGCATCGTGAAGCCGAATTGCTGCGTCATTTGTATGAGCAGCGGAATCATGTGCTGGAACGGAACGCCGTTTTGATGGCACTCTGGGGCGACGATAGCTTATTCAATGGCCGCAGCTTGGATGTGTTTATTACCAAACTTCGTCGCCACCTCCGCGACGATCCAACCGTTCAGATCGTCAATGTGCGCGGAATCGGTTATAAATTAATTGTGTAGCTAATTCTGAAAAGCCAGGCAACTTGGCCCCAGTGCTGTATTAATGTATTTGTTTTATTACCCTTCTTGTTAAACTATAAATATCCATCTATTAGCTAACAAATAGAATTTCACCGATACATAAATGACAAGGTAACCTGAGCGTGGTCTTTTCATCCCGGGTTTGCGAGCTGGGTTCCTATCTACCTAATCGTCAACACGTCCCAAGTCAGTGAACCCCGTCTGCTTGAGCAGCAAAGGCCCACACAAGCTAAAATTCCGCTTTGGCCAGCTCCGCCATCATCGTCATCAGTTCCTCAGCCGTACTAGCACTGCGCCGACCTAAGCCACAGGAACAGGCAACATCCACACAACCGCCCCGGGCGCTTTCAATACTGTTGAGGATATGCCGGTTCTCAGCCAGGGTCCGCTTTTCATGGACAAACCCGGCAACAAAGCGCGTACCCGTTGGCAACTTAATGTGCTGGACTGGGGCATAGTGAGCCGCATCCACTGAGGGAGGCACCAAGCCTTCCGCAAAGGGATAGTGCATGTAAGCCAGGGTATGCTGAGCAGGCCAGCGCTGAACCAGCTTATTTGAGAAAGCGACCATCTTGTCCAGCGTTTTGGGGTGCACTAAGGCTTCATTGTGGAAATCACCCAGACACAGATGAATCCCAATCTGGGCACCTGGATTGATTTTGCGCAGCAAATCCAGAATGGGCTTCAGGGCTAACCCAATGAGCGGGGTAGGTAACTTGTAGGCGGCATACAGCTCGGGAGGTACTTCAAGCTGAATCACCACATCATGACCGGCCTGGGCCAGGATGGCGTTCACCTCCCGGGCAATAACCGTGTTGAAGGCGTAAGTGTAACGCAGCCAGGTGATGGGGCTGGCGAAGGCAAAGCCCATGGCAAAGCCAGTTGGTACCCCTACCTGAAATTTCAGATGGTCCAAGCCATACTGCTCCCGCAGCTGGGTAAAAATCGGGTAATTTAGCCGAAAGAACTCATCATAGCCTAGGCTGACATGCTGGGGCATATCAGCCGGTGAGTGCAAGGGTTTGAGCTTCTGGAAGCTATCGTAATCGACAGCCATTCCATCGGTTCCACGGGTGGGCTCCTTCAGAATCTGCCAGTTGGCGGTATCCTGGGTGAGCTTTTCGATGGCGTACACTACCCAGGCCATGCGGTTGCCTTTGGGAAAAGCAGGTGTTTTCTCTCCCACCTCTCCGTCGGGTAGACAAAACAAGGCTGGACCGAGTGCATCGAGGGCGCGTTTCATGCAGTCTTCATCGCTGTCGAAGGGCAGACTGCCCACCAGTAAGGCCCGTCTTTTGGGTCTGGTCTGATCGGTAAGCGGAGGATCTTGTTTTGTCATTAGCGTAGGAGGAAAAAAGCGAGCCCAATGGCAATGGAATGACAAGATAAGGAAACCCGCTTTGCATGCCTAATATGGTTCAGTCAAACGGCCATTCGAATCGAAGTCGCAATGGGCACACCTTACCGGCGAGCGGGTACGTTCCAAGTGGCAAAACGATTGCGGAAACCTACATATGGGGTATAAATCACGGATAAAATAAGTAGTTGAGTTAGCTGCTGCTTAAAACGCCCTTTCATTTAAATGCACGCATTAAACATGTTCCAGACCGCGATGCCCCAGCGCTGTAACTTCCTCTGATCGAAACGTGCGGCTAGAATCCGTTTTAGGCAATATCTGGGTCACAGGGACAGTCGGATGGAAGCAACTTTAGCTGTTTACCGAATCGAAGCGGTTGGTCAGGCCTAGGGTTGACTAGCTTAAAATCCAGGCTCCCAGACTAGATTTGTGTAATAAAGCCCGCCCACCGCCGGACCACCCGTGAAGGTATAATACGGCTGGTTCAGGATATTGGTACCGCCCGCTTTCACCAGAAGATTGAGTTTTGAGAGCCGGTAACTCACCTGGGCATCCAGCGTAT
It encodes:
- a CDS encoding sensor histidine kinase translates to MNRRIRSIFWLMTLCIIGINAFQGYWLWTTYHLNSQQYNQTMRDALFSVLQQRQLVEANRLFAKQGNQEQTHMIIRSVDGIRNQRQIRVFMSPPKPPLRSEATNQPGVRALAADEFHSGPPGAETQVFASPDALARRISTMVLHDWAEGTRIDLPTLRAAYRAELLERGINATFKLDTMDVPPQKPSGPVLAHQLGARLKQRGTPNVLNKIVVPINPVRNLFAQVTFDTPTYYLLRRMGWLFGSSVFLLLLTTSSYLFMLSTILRQKKLSEVKSDFINNMTHELKTPIATVTAAVEALQHFGALADPKKTQTYLAISQNNLQRLSDLVEKVLNLAVEEKQELALRPEPINLNEVVTDLVTSHQLKSAKPVTFLVNVPADTTVTVDRVHFANALNNLIDNAINYSGDQVTVHLTFYRNEPGWQLAVADDGIGIAKTYQSAIFDRFFRVPTGDLHPVKGFGLGLAYVRQVIERHGGQVSVRSEPGKGSEFLLTF
- a CDS encoding response regulator transcription factor, whose translation is MYTVLLIEDELALGMIVKDSLEVRGFTVLYAADGVAGLAMFLQEHPDIVVADVMMPHMDGFSLTQQIRQTDLDVPILFLTARSQTADVVRGFELGGNDYLKKPFSLDELVVRINALLRRTIGSRSRVAESDWVYIGRYQFEAHKQKLSLDGQDVLLSHREAELLRHLYEQRNHVLERNAVLMALWGDDSLFNGRSLDVFITKLRRHLRDDPTVQIVNVRGIGYKLIV